A stretch of DNA from Besnoitia besnoiti strain Bb-Ger1 chromosome Unknown contig00054, whole genome shotgun sequence:
gaacttcgttaaataactacatattaaaatgagcgcatgtaaactagtcttaaacacaccgctcgtcacgtaacaaatctcaaatcgtactgtagattttatatatgtaccgtaactataaccatggtgacatccaatgttcacgctcaatcttaccatacatagtacttttatgatcccaggctggtttaataagtcaaagtttagccgggaagttagcgtctaaaatatataaccgatagtctcaacttagatgcacagatggacataattaatccttgtacggtttgtacctacttgactcctcagtttaagcagaactgtagtttctcgggactaaagtcagcataatcaataaaaaggtttgttcagccactggttcaccatcaactaccttgtttcgacttcgtaccgactgtgttattgtagcacatatcaatccttaaatagggatattattcccaaacaaccggatcgtgttggctaggtgaactaatcacgtttcataaatacaatcagtgaaagctcttttgatttccatgaacggagttacatattagattctcttcgctcccatggtatttagtaagttaacattgaaacgtatccagtgtaaagtttgaacgtaatccagctttaccttctatgttgttatgttaaccaaataagtttcatcgttgttgatatttcattgacatgttgataacataaatactaacaaaccaccggttttggatgggattacttttaacaccgcataatatgctaaaaagtaccattcaggtacgatatgaagcggagttacaaaccggttcactggtatggagttatctgggtgcgataattcaatcaaaccaaaagccgtttgtaagaaaattaaaccaattagataggatagacatttagcatcggtcattaacatatgaggatagaaggctactttaagtgcggaatcaatacctgcagggttactagaaccatttaaatgtaaatagaagatgtgtaatacaattagaatgcaacctacaaaaggtaatataaagtgcaatacaaagaatcgttttaatgttacatcagatacatagtatccaccgagtaaccaaggtactaaatatggtattggagaaaggagattagtaatgactgtagcaccccagaaactcatctgtccccatggtagtacataaccgaggaaagcagtggctatagtaagtagatataaaactaaaccagacatccaagcagtagttaaataactatagctggagttatacatacctcgagacatgtgtattaagatacacaagaagacgaaagaagcagttgttgcatgcaacatcctaaattcccatcctgctgctacctctctaactagatgttgaacactagcaaatgcacaagatgcttcagaagtatatcggaacgctaaagtgatacctgtaattatttggagtacaaaggtaattgcaactaagaaaccaaagttataagatgaatttagattgagagcacaccgataaaagacgaggtgtgcccggaatagactcatggaaatttggtgtgttctcgaaaccatgctagcacaatagaacttcgttaaataactacatattaaaatgagcgcatgtaaactagtcttaaacacaccgctcgtcacgtaacaaatctcaaatcgtactgtagattttatatatgtaccgtaactataaccatggtgacatccaatgttcacgctcatggattcagtgtccaggactacctggcgcttaataacgattccgtcttccagcttccaagcaaacatgattaccgtgatattgaaatccaacacttttagctgtcttaagcagtccagtggggtggtggtgtactgcaatcataaagaacttggttgtctgtatctcataaccggagtcatcttcagtattctaggaactataatgtctttgtttattcgatttgagttatacagttctggatcgcggatcatttgtacagagacgatagctacttataatgtgataataacgatacatg
This window harbors:
- a CDS encoding cytochrome b (encoded by transcript BESB_064200), translated to MSLFRAHLVFYRCALNLNSSYNFGFLVAITFVLQIITGITLAFRYTSEASCAFASVQHLVREVAAGWEFRMLHATTASFVFLCILIHMSRGMYNSSYSYLTTAWMSGLVLYLLTIATAFLGYVLPWGQMSFWGATVITNLLSPIPYLVPWLLGGYYVSDVTLKRFFVLHFILPFVGCILIVLHIFYLHLNGSSNPAGIDSALKVAFYPHMLMTDAKCLSYLIGLIFLQTAFGLIELSHPDNSIPVNRFVTPLHIVPEWYFLAYYAVLKVIPSKTGGLLVFMLSTCQ